A genomic segment from Colletotrichum higginsianum IMI 349063 chromosome 5, whole genome shotgun sequence encodes:
- a CDS encoding Fungal specific transcription factor, producing MDDTDTARIAASRAGSAEVKTESPDDATVTSSTSTAESEQQHQQQHHHQHQHQQHTFQHQQHTLQHQPGQQQQSAPLKRTVCDHCRIRCDGKFPCEQCVHASLTCKREHVPKKRGPKRGHGRVINELRARESSHQLHQLPQHTIQKPFNAENALESPTEYVRRRLSAACPPLNLDSVDIGMSSSDLGEAASQPSSNASAASTPPSFWAAVTSNPAHSNVPEPRGVFSSDEFRPRTRSYFHMIPQLVELYYEHIYPIMPLIFMPAIRETISRPMTPSEKNLVYALCALTSMHMSGKSIGAPGPTSWEVVGRFFLDETISTRHSYDFLEDLSLSAVISSFYLSTSFFEINQSRKSWYYLREALTNAQDLGLQDDSTYYGLSREETLCRQRVFWILFVTERSFAILRNKPITFKRTPSLPSTRHSYEGPDIHAGFLQLVSSYTPLDESFVTAWNEGSDPRVSATTFLALQNLLSLPPAFLRPRGRSSPTQPHSQLAGSFGASSAAQDSGSSEPTDIQKADLLITQQWLRLIVWQSSMRQGLLSWTNPADSSGSVSPEDGVTEGNSMCFSFPLTVARDTAAILSSLPSKAVEVHGMGIMEKIFEIGTWCVNVLGACESVGFSTSMDFTSGDMGVLGSGRKGASLDPIEFFVRTLSASDNSRKQFAEKLLTAAGENPGSMRTQLSPAMSGMGASAASAAAAAAAMMASSQGPNAMDATGWGQQRGSVVGEVFEENEENSNGNTHHHHHQQHQQPQQQLGMGGTSIHHHHHQQQHQHQQQRQQHHSQQPGMQGLGLGIDLGAGETTGGLGGVDMDASSVDLMSPLGLTRSNTSDMATMGMPGFETAWSPSSGGTGPREFPDYGAGPFATQREGGGAPGYAEMGSGLLMHDRMVAGGGTIGGPVGGESPMVDERHHHHHQQVDSGPYDTRRENKNLGYQNGARVGLWLGT from the exons ATGGACGACACAGATACCGCGAGAATTGCTGCGAGCAGAGCGGGCTCTGCAGAAGTCAAGACCGAGTCGCCGGACGATGCGACCgtcaccagcagcaccagcaccgccgagagcgagcagcagcaccagcagcagcaccaccaccaacatcagcaccagcagcacacgttccagcaccagcagcacaCGCTCCAGCACCAGCcgggccagcagcaacagtcAGCGCCGCTCAAGAGAACAGTATGCGACCACTGTC GAATCCGCTGCGACGGCAAGTTCCCCTGTGAACAGTGCGTGCACGCCTCCCTCACCTGCAAGCGCGAGCATGTCCCTAAGAAGAGGGGACCGAAGCGTGGCCATGGACGGGTCATAAACGAGCTGCGCGCGAGGGAGTCATCCCATCAACTGCATCAGCTACCGCAACACACGATCCAGAAACCCTTTAATGCAGAGAATGCCCTCGAGAGCCCTACAGAGTATGTGCGGCGTCGATTGTCAGCAGCCTGCCCGCCGCTGAACCTAGACAGCGTCGACATCGGCATGAGCAGTAGCGACCTGGGAGAGGCGGCCTCTCAACCCTCCTCCAATGCCtccgcggcctcgaccccGCCGAGCTTCTGGGCCGCCGTCACATCCAATCCGGCACACAGCAACGTGCCGGAGCCCAGGGGCGTCTTCTCGAGCGACGAGTtccggccgaggacgaggagctaCTTCCACATGATCCCCCAGCTGGTCGAGCTGTACTACGAACACATCTACCCTATCATGCCACTCATCTTCATGCCCGCCATCCGCGAGACCATCAGCCGGCCCATGACGCCGAGCGAGAAGAACCTGGTCTACGCCCTGTGTGCCCTGACGTCGATGCACATGTCTGGCAAGAGCATCGGCGCGCCGGGGCCCACGTCGTGGGAGGTCGTCGgccgcttcttcctcgacgagaccATCTCGACCCGGCATTCGTACGACTTCCTCGAGGATCTGTCCCTGTCTGCTGTCATTTCGTCCTTTTACCTCAGCACTTCCTTCTTCGAAATTAACCAGTCGCGCAAGTCGTGGTACTACTTGCGGGAGGCGTTGACGAACGCGCAGGACCTAGGACTGCAGGACGACTCGACATATTACGGCCTTAGCCGCGAGGAGACTCTTTGCCGCCAGAGGGTTTTCTGGATCCTCTTCGTGACGGAAAG GTCCTTTGCCATCCTGCGCAACAAGCCCATCACGTTCAAGAGAACGCCGTCGCTTCCATCAACGCGACACTCCTACGAGGGTCCGGACATCCACGCCGGATTCCTGCAACTCGTTTCATCCTATACCCCACTTGACGAATCGTTCGTAACGGCGTGGAACGAGGGGTCCGATCCCCGCGTCAGCGCGACGACGTTCTTGGCCCTGCAAAaccttctctccctcccccccgcgTTTCTCCGTCCTCGTGGGCGGTCATCGCCCACGCAGCCACACAGCCAGTTGGCCGGTTCCTTCGGCGCTTCGTCTGCCGCCCAAGATTCGGGCTCGTCGGAGCCGACGGATATTCAAAAGGCAGACCTACTTATCACACAGCAATGGCTTCGTCTCATTGTATGGCAGTCGTCGATGCGGCAAGGTCTGCTGAGCTGGACGAACCCGGCTGACTCGAGCGGAAGCGTGTCACCGGAAGACGGAGTCACCGAGGGGAATAGCATGTGCTTCTCGTTCCCCTTGACCGTTGCGCGCGACACCGCGGCGATCCTGTCGAGCCTGCCGAGCAAAGCCGTCGAGGTGCACGGAATGGGCATCATGGAGAAGATCTTTGAGATCGGAACCTGGTGCGTCAACGTGCTGGGGGCGTGCGAGAGCGTcggcttctcgacgtcgatggACTTCACCTCGGGCGACATGGGCGTGCTGGGCAGCGGCAGGAAAGGGGCGAGCCTGGACCCGATCGAGTTCTTCGTCCGAACACTCAGCGCCAGCGACAACTCCCGGAAACAAttcgccgagaagctgctcaccgccgccggggagAACCCCGGAAGTATGAGGACGCAGCTTAGCCCGGCCATGTCCGGAATGGGTGCGTCGGCGGcttccgcggcggcggcggcggcggcgatgatggccagCAGCCAGGGGCCCAACGCAATGGACGCGACGGGATGGGGTCAGCAAAGAGGAAGTGTCGTTGGCGAAGTCTTTGAGGAAAACGAAGAAaacagcaacggcaacacgcatcatcaccaccatcaacagcatcaacagcCACAGCAGCAACTGGGTATGGGCGGCACCTCGAtacaccatcatcatcatcagcagcaacaccaacatcaacaacaacgacaacaacaccacTCACAACAACCCGGCATGCAAGGCTTGGGACTGGGCATCGACCTTGGCGCTGGAGAGACGACCGGCGGTCTGGGCGGCGTAGACATGGACGCGAGCAGTGTTGATCTGATGAGCCCACTAGGCCTGACAAGAAGCAACACATCCGACATGGCGACCATGGGCATGCCCGGCTTCGAGACGGCTTGGAGTCCCAGCAGCGGCGGGACCGGACCGCGAGAGTTTCCAGACTACGGCGCCGGGCCCTTTGCGACCcagagagaagggggaggagcgCCGGGGTATGCCGAGATGGGAAGCGGGTTATTAATGCACGACCGGATGGTGGCCGGTGGAGGAACCATCGGAGGCCCCGTTGGCGGGGAGAGTCCCATGGTGGATGAgcgtcaccatcaccatcaccagcagGTAGATTCCGGCCCTTACGATACGAGGAGGGAGAACAAAAACCTCGGGTACCAAAACGGGGCCAGGGTAGGCCTGTGGCTGGGGACATGA
- a CDS encoding DEAD/DEAH box helicase produces MDRRGRGSNQNRGPRRDRRDAPYNERSAQPNTAPAVAAPPQNSTAPPLTEPVPEDTPRFADMVGVSPALIQAITQDLKFNHMMPVQAATLTELLPPKRGDCLVQAKTGTGKTIAFLLPAIQTLITNNRGRGAGISLLVISPTRELAMQIAKEAQALLQRLPQYRVCIAIGGTNKDREEKQILNGCDILIATPGRLIDHLSNAYIKESFHQLDTLVLDEADRLLDMGFMPALKDIVRALPDKAKTNRQGMLFSATIAAHVEQVAGIVLSKGYKFISTIPAGESNTHERVPQHLVKVPTFAAVAPAMVGAIREEAAHVGPDAFKAIIFAPTAALADFYGDVLANVPGMPPTAVLHSRISQSKRTKTTNDYRDSKSGILVATDVIARGMDFPGVTTVFQVGIPADKESYIHRLGRTARAGAEGRGIFIVAEVEGFFPQWTLKEISFQTRPADLSSADQVYQIAEQRIDEAQKAKIYQAWLGYYKNWMKSLKWEKEQLVAEGNIFARDALASPETPAIQKSTVGKMGLRGTRGLVVVPDAPKSRHGHRGGGGGGGGEGRSAGSGGRGGSGGGGGRGGGGGGGRRGGRF; encoded by the coding sequence ATGGATCGCAGAGGAAGAGGCTCGAACCAGAACCGCGGTCCCAGACGCGACCGCCGGGATGCGCCCTACAACGAGAGATCGGCCCAGCCCAACACGGCGCCGGCAGTAGCAGCGCCGCCTCAGAACAGCACCGCGCCGCCCTTGACCGAGCCCGTTCCTGAGGACACGCCGAGGTTCGCTGATATGGTCGGCGTCAGCCCGGCCCTGATCCAGGCCATCACCCAGGACCTCAAGTTCAACCACATGATGCCCGTCCAGGCCGCCACCCTGACCGAGCTTCTGCCCCCCAAGCGCGGCGACTGCCTCGTCCAGGCCAAgaccggcaccggcaagACAATCGCATTCCTCCTTCCTGCCATCCAGAccctcatcaccaacaaccgcggccgcggcgccggcatctcgctcctcgtcatctcccCGACCCGCGAGCTGGCCATGCAGATCGCCAAGGAGGCCCAGGCCCTGCTGCAGCGTCTGCCGCAGTACCGCGTCTGCATCGCCATTGGAGGCACCAACAAGGACcgcgaggagaagcagatCCTCAACGGCTGcgacatcctcatcgccACCCCGGGACGTCTCATCGACCACCTGTCCAACGCCTACATCAAGGAGTCCTTCCACCAACTCGACACCCtcgtgctcgacgaggccgaccgCCTCCTCGACATGGGCTTCATGCCCGCCCTCAAGGACATCGTCCGCGCCCTCCccgacaaggccaagaccAACCGCCAGGGCATGCTCTTCTccgccaccatcgccgcccacgtcgagcaggtcgccggcatcgtcctcTCCAAGGGCTACAAGTTCATCTCCACCATCCCCGCCGGCGAGTCCAACACCCACGAGCGCGTGCCCCAGCACCTCGTCAAGGTGCCcaccttcgccgccgtcgccccggCCATGGTCGGCGCCAtccgcgaggaggccgcccaCGTCGGCCCCGACGCCTTCAAGGCCATCATCTTCGCCCCgacggccgccctcgccgacttttacggcgacgtcctcgccaacgtcCCCGGCATGCCCCCCACCGCCGTCCTGCACTCGCGCATCTCCCAGAGCAAGCGCACCAAGACGACCAACGACTACCGCGACTCCAAGTCgggcatcctcgtcgccaccgACGTCATTGCCCGCGGCATGGACTTCCCCGGCGTCACGACCGTCTTCCAGGTCGGCATCCCCGCCGACAAGGAGTCGTACAtccaccgcctcggccgtactgcccgcgccggcgccgagggccgcggcATCTTCATtgttgccgaggtcgagggtTTCTTCCCGCAGTGGACCCTCAAGGAGATCTCCTTCCAGACCCGCCCGGCCGACCTCTCGTCCGCCGACCAGGTCTACCAGATTGCCGAGCAGCGCATCGACGAGGCGCAAAAGGCCAAGATCTACCAGGCCTGGCTGGGCTACTACAAGAACTGGATGAAGTCCCTCAAGTGGGAGAAGgagcagctcgtcgccgaagGCAACATCTTTGCCCGCGACGCCCTTGCGTCCCCCGAGACGCCCGCCATTCAGAAGAGCACCGTCGGCAAGATGGGTCTCCGCGGCACCAgaggcctcgtcgtcgttccGGACGCGCCTAAGAGCCGCCACGGAcaccgcggcggcggtggtggcggcggtggagagGGCCGCAGTGCCGGTTCGGGCGGAcgtggcggcagcggtggtggtggtggccgtggtggcggcggcggcggtggaagACGTGGCGGACGTTTCTAA
- a CDS encoding Protein kinase domain-containing protein, with protein MVDDYMLVKKDRWSAKKICLQFDKLFGSTEPEESQVPKDLHTLLQRIDLQSEQMYDQHSGIRRVDSDEGAKQLPQVPNLPPADVEFESRRILLEQAIQPVAQRSRDRMVLPAHSRTRTSSTTQPPDSPVKPRETITAWQVRTELMKTGMRFRPNLKSFSSLFKPKPVPVKGKNMSEHLDQRLEVEFKNRDIVYLIDNGTTMASHWLQVTHLLEVLVWRSLGYDDNGMELYFTDPDTDPRATVTESCLQQVEDFTKAMMFAQPDEPKSPTQAVNTTIVPELARIINRYTRAKASKRPPRKKTIIILTDGIWNGMQMEHTIDIYLRSIIHELRDLHGDLSYIRPGKSQEQVDISTIRPVTIQFVQFGHDMNAVERLRRLDDDMRLYGCPDLIDTEHAGGDVYKMFLGSLCQDIDKQMRFMVGPALSASPSIERGSFRPQDTFQSPSQPEHRSTAVSHTSTRGSDQHDRISGDQDRPSTPSVQRHELPTSPDLRSENFPTPLHRSSTIGLANPISPSTVASPDGIGFMRESPSYHDTQRSPPTSPASSAPPTTPSRSSRRP; from the exons ATGGTGGACGACTACATGCTTGTTAAGAAAGACCGATGGTCTGCGAAAAAGATTTGTCTACAATTTGACAAGCTCTTCGGTTCCACCGAGCCCGAAGAGTCCCAGGTCCCCAAAGATCTGCACACCCTGCTACAGAGGATTGACCTCCAGTCCGAACAGATGTACGACCAACATTCAGGCATCAGAAGAGTGGACTCAGACGAAGGGGCCAAGCAGCTACCACAGGTTCCGAACCTACCGCCCGCCGACGTGGAGTTTGAAAGTCGTCGTATTCTCTTGGAACAAGCCATCCAGCCAGTGGCACAGCGGTCACGAGATCGCATGGTGCTGCCGGCTCATTCGCGAACCCGAACGTCGAGCACAACACAACCCCCCGACTCGCCTGTCAAGCCTCGCGAGACCATTACCGCCTGGCAAGTGAGAACCGAGCTAATGAAGACCGGAATGAGATTTAGGCCAAACCTGAAGAGTTTCAGTTCTCTATTCAAACCAAAGCCCGTGCCAGTCAAGGGCAAGAACATGTCGGAGCATCTGGACCAGCGCCTGGAAGTGGAGTTCAAGAACCGCGACATC GTGTATCTCATCGACAACGGCACTACAATGGCATCTCACTGGTTGCAAGTGACTCACCTTCTGGAGGTTCTTGTCTGGCGATCTTTGGGATACGATGACAATGGGATGGAGCTGTACTTTACGGACCCGGACACCGATCCGAGGGCAACTGTCACAGAATCTTGCTTACAGCAGGTCGAGGACTTCACCAAAGCCATGATGTTCGCACAGCCGGACGAGCCTAAGTCGCCGACACAGGCGGTCAACACCACAATCGTGCCGGAGCTCGCGCGCATCATCAACCGCTACACGCGGGCCAAGGCGTCGAAAAGGCCGCCGCGCAAGAAGACCATCATCATTCTGACGGACGGCATCTGGAACGGCATGCAAATGGAACACACCATTGACATCTATCTCCGGTCCATCATACACGAATTGAGAGACCTGCACGGTGACCTCTCGTACATACGGCCAGGCAAGTCGCAAGAACAAGTGGACATATCAACGATCCGCCCGGTCACGATACAGTTTGTCCAGTTTGGCCACGACATGAACGCCGTTGAGAGGCTCCGGCGGCTGGACGATGACATGAGGCTCTATGGGTGCCC GGATCTGATCGACACGGAGCACGCAGGCGGCGATGTCTACAAGATGTTCCTGGGAAGCCTGTGCCAGGACATTGACAAACAGATGCGCTTCATGGTCGGCCCCGCCCTCTCTGCCTCGCCCAGCATCGAGCGAGGCAGCTTCCGCCCTCAGGATACTTTCCAGTCGCCCTCGCAACCCGAGCATCGCTCGACGGCCGTCTCTCATACGTCAACACGGGGGTCGGATCAGCACGACCGGATCTCCGGTGACCAAGACCGGCCCTCAACCCCTTCCGTGCAGCGTCATGAGCTCCCTACATCCCCAGACTTGCGAAGCGAAAATTTCCCAACACCTCTCCACAGGTCGTCTACCATCGGCTTGGCGAACCCAATCTCGCCAAGTACCGTTGCATCACCAGATGGAATAGGTTTCATGCGGGAGTCGCCTTCGTATCATGACACGCAGAGGTCTCCTCCCACGTCGCCCGCATCGTCAGCGCCGCCTACAACACCATCCCGATCGTCTCGCCGACCATAG
- a CDS encoding Protein kinase domain-containing protein, giving the protein MGSRQPEFEQQFQTALLEFRELRRQQTRTSARGQQFVLVNNVTARLRQRSPSCPAIYNDDLVRIAQTAYLREKLNPPRLRVREFDNCLEVFYNLLDINAPSLIHEFWNNNLTTLPIELDALRKHIKPPRDYPDFHDKFYESQFAWCPIRFEMDMGTSHRHSIHNIISPFSRKEKIKPYRDGKGPRVNTATLYAVEVPEELVGPRLQKQMASAKIERQENGTDSFGTGEERYRFALKQFNSSKREHFINEKEMFINLENKEGMIKYIGWFQSFEPDDRGGLEECWNIVLELADFDFYTAIRKESPPISAKEILGFWQTMAEISGALASIHTVVVDRQQYLTYVSRCLFFASIGSILTMMN; this is encoded by the exons ATGGGCTCAAGGCAACCAGAGTTTGAGCAACAGTTCCAAACAGCCCTTTTGGAATTTCGCGAACTTCGTCGGCAGCAGACACGAACCTCTGCTCGTGGTCAACAGTTCGTATTGGTGAACAATGTTACCGCACGACTTCGACAACGATCTCCGAGCTGCCCTGCCATCTACAACGACGATCTGGTCAGAATTGCACAGACGGCATATCTTCGAGAGAAACTTAACCCTCCTCGACTGCGAGTTCGAGAATTCGACAACTGTCTTGAGGTTTTCTACAATCTCCTAGATATCAACGCGCCATCGCTGATCCACGAGTTCTGGAACAACAACCTCACCACCCTCCCCATCGAGCTTGATGCCTTGAGAAAACATATAAAACCACCGCGTGACTATCCCGACTTCCACGACAAGTTCTATGAGAGTCAATTTGCGTGGTGTCCCATCAGGTTTGAAATGGATATGGGCACTTCACATCGCCACAGCATCCACAACATCATCAGTCCCTTCTCACGAAAAGAGAAGATCAAGCCGTACCGCGATGGCAAAGGACCTCGAGTGAACACGGCCACGCTGTACGCCGTCGAGGTACCCGAAGAACTTGTTGGGCCCAGGCTTCAGAAGCAAATGGCGTCAGCGAAGATCGAGCGCCAGGAAAACGGCACCGACAGTTTTGGGACCGGCGAAGAG AGATACCGCTTCGCCTTGAAACAGTTCAACTCGTCAAAAAGAGAGCACTTTATCAACGAAAAGGAAATGTTCATCAACCTCGAAAACAAGGAAGGCATGATTAAGTACATTGGCTGGTTCCAGAGCTTTGAGCCGGACGATCGTGGAGGACTGGAAGAGTGCTGGAATATCGTATTGGAGCTAGCCGACTTCGACTTTTACACGGCGATTCGGAAGGAATCACCCCCGATCTCGGCAAAGGAGATATTGGGATTCTGGCAGACCATGGCAGAGATTTCGGGAGCATTAGCCTCTATCCATACGGTTGTCGTTGATCGACAACAGTATTTGACGTATGTGTCTCGGTGTCTGTTCTTCGCAAGTATTGGCTCAATCCTAACAATGATGAACTAG